In the genome of Armatimonadota bacterium, one region contains:
- a CDS encoding DNA repair exonuclease, which translates to MKFLHTADWQLGMRAAHAGAAASRVREERLAAARRVVEGARAFGAEFILLAGDVFEDNGVDRLLVQKAADILAGFEGPVYIIPGNHDPLTPGSIWNHPVWARGRDEQEGGGGARPAAPRLLTEEKPVQVPGGVLFPCPIRAKHSGRDPTAWIPPRDDSGPDARGIRIGLAHGTVEGVGGDEADHPIPRDAAARAGLDYLALGHWHSTALFASADGATRMAYSGTHETTGFGERDSGNALIVEIAGPGSAPVVTPVRTGRLTWRVIEAELREPGDLARLRAQIEAHGDAETTLLDVRLDGLCAPTEEEELARVEEIVASRFLHARVDASRLRPFPDDADWMSGLPPGPVQEAAARLRMLADPAYKGSRPEEASSEVASQALRDLYLLAAASSAGEVRR; encoded by the coding sequence GTGAAGTTCCTGCACACGGCCGACTGGCAGCTTGGTATGCGGGCCGCGCATGCCGGCGCAGCCGCTTCACGCGTGCGCGAGGAGCGCCTGGCAGCAGCGCGTCGCGTGGTCGAGGGAGCCCGCGCCTTCGGCGCCGAGTTCATCCTGCTCGCCGGGGACGTCTTCGAGGACAACGGCGTCGATCGTCTTCTCGTACAGAAGGCGGCCGACATCCTGGCGGGCTTCGAGGGCCCGGTCTACATCATCCCGGGCAATCACGACCCGCTGACACCCGGATCGATCTGGAACCATCCGGTTTGGGCGCGGGGTAGAGACGAGCAGGAAGGCGGCGGCGGTGCGCGACCCGCGGCGCCGCGATTGCTCACAGAGGAGAAGCCCGTACAGGTCCCGGGCGGGGTCCTGTTCCCGTGCCCGATTCGGGCGAAGCACTCCGGCAGGGATCCTACGGCGTGGATTCCGCCCCGAGACGACAGCGGTCCGGATGCGCGCGGCATACGCATCGGCCTTGCGCACGGAACGGTGGAGGGGGTCGGTGGAGATGAGGCCGATCACCCGATCCCGCGTGACGCCGCGGCGCGCGCCGGGCTCGACTACCTGGCGCTCGGGCACTGGCACTCCACGGCGCTCTTCGCCTCCGCGGACGGCGCGACCCGCATGGCCTACTCAGGTACCCACGAGACGACCGGCTTCGGCGAGCGCGACAGCGGGAACGCGCTGATCGTCGAGATCGCGGGCCCTGGCAGTGCGCCGGTTGTCACCCCGGTGCGCACCGGAAGGCTAACCTGGCGCGTGATCGAAGCCGAACTGCGCGAGCCCGGGGATCTCGCGCGCCTGCGCGCACAGATTGAGGCGCACGGCGACGCCGAGACGACGCTGCTGGATGTGCGGCTCGACGGCCTCTGCGCCCCCACGGAAGAAGAAGAGCTGGCGCGCGTCGAGGAGATCGTCGCATCGCGGTTCCTGCACGCCCGGGTGGATGCCTCGCGCCTGCGCCCGTTTCCCGACGATGCCGACTGGATGTCCGGCCTGCCGCCCGGGCCGGTGCAGGAGGCGGCTGCGCGGCTGCGGATGCTGGCCGACCCCGCGTACAAAGGGTCGCGTCCGGAGGAGGCATCAAGCGAGGTCGCCTCGCAGGCGCTACGCGATCTCTATCTGCTGGCCGCCGCTTCCAGCGCCGGCGAGGTGCGGCGGTGA